Genomic DNA from Marnyiella aurantia:
GACGTGAACTTCGAGATTACTTTCAACATTGAAAAGGGTAGAGGTTATGTTCCTTCCGAACAGAACAAATCCGGCACAGCTCCTTTGGGAACTATCGCTATCGATTCTATCTTTACTCCCATCAAGAAAGTGAAGTATGCAATTGAAAACTATCGTGTTGAGCAAAAAACAGACTACGAAAAGTTAATACTGGATATTGAAACAGACGGATCTATTACTCCACAGAATGCTTTAACAGAAGCTTCCAAGATTTTGATCTATCACTTTATGCTGTTCTCCGATGAAAGGATTACCCTGGAAACGGAAGCCGTAAAAGCCTCAATTCAGTATGACGAAGAAACTTTACATACAAGACAGCTCCTTAAATCCAAGCTAGCCGATATGGATCTTTCCGTAAGAGCATTGAATTGTCTGAAAGCTGCTGAAGTGGAAACACTGGGTGAACTGGTTTCTTACAGTAAGTCTGATCTGATGAAGTTCAGGAATTTTGGTAAAAAATCTTTAACTGAATTAGAAGAATTAGTACATGCAAAAGGTCTTAACTTCGGTTTCGACGTTGCCAAATATAAGTTAGACGCTGATAAATAAATAATAATGAGACACGGTAAAAAATTCAATCACTTAGGAAGAACCGCTCCACACAGAAAAGCAATGCTTTCTAATATGGCTTGTTCTCTTATCGAGCATAAAAGAATCAACACTACTGTTGCTAAAGCGAAAGCTTTAAGAGTATATGTTGAGCCACTTTTAACAAAAGCAAAAGAAGATACTACACATAACAGAAGAACAGTTTTCTCCTACCTTCAAAGTAAGGAAGCTGTTGCTGAACTTTTCAGAACGGTAGCCCCAAAAATCGCCGAAAGAAACGGTGGTTATACAAGAATCATCAAAACTGGTTTCCGCCAGGGTGATGCTGCTGATATGGCTATGATCGAACTTGTAGATTTCAACGAGCTTTACAATCCTAACGAGGAAGAGAAAAAGACTACTAGAAGAAGCAGAAGAGCCGGTACAGCCAAGAAAGAAGCTGTAGCATCTGTTCCTGCTGCTGAAACTCCTGCTGAAGAAGCAAAAACCGACGGTGTAACCGAAGGTGGAGTAAAGTCTGAAGATAACAAAACGGACTAATCAGTCTGTAGATAAATTGAAAGCCGCTCAGGAAACTGAGCGGCTTTTTGCTGTAATATATCGTAAAAAATATATGTTGCACATAAGTATGTTATTCACTAGATTTGAGTAAACGCTTATCAATTTTAATCACCACTCCTAAAATCATCTGTTATGAAATTGAATACCTTTTCTTTTATGGCTGTGCTGTGCTGTAGTTTTGCCTTTTCGCAAAATGCGGATTCCGTATCCGTTACGAAACTTCGCCCGGATATACCCAACATCATCAAAACCAATGTAACAGCCTTCGCATTCCGGAATCTCAATCTGTCCTACGAGCGCGTCATAAGTAAAACTACATCATTAGCTGCAACAGTTTCTGTTATTCCTTCAGGAAAAGTTCCATATGTGAAACTTTTCCTTCAGGGAGATGATATTGGAGATGTAGAAGGTATGGTGATGAATTATAATTCAATTACTCTGGAGCCGCGGTTTTATTTAGGTAAAGGCGGATACGGGCAGGGCTTCTATCTGGCACCGTACTACCGGTACTCGCATGCTGAATTTTCAGACTACCGGTATGAGTTCGAAACCATTGAGCAGGGAGTAACAGAGAAACATTACGTTCAGCTGGAAGGAAATGTGAACGGTAACAGTATAGGAGTAATGATTGGCAAGCAATGGTTCCTGGGGCAGGAGCAAAACTGGGTGCTGGATTTCAATATTTTGGGCGGACACTATGGTATATCAAAAGGTGAGCTCATTGCTTCCAGCAGCACTAGGCTCACCCCAGAAAGGCAGCGTGAGCTGCAGGAGGAACTGGATAATCTTGATGTTCCTCTTGTAAAAATAGAAGCTACCGCAACTGAAACTGGTGCGACCGCAAAAGTTAGCGGACCTTGGGCTGGACTGCGCTTTGGACTTGCTTTGGGATATCGCTTCTAAATACTGTTGAAAACAGGTGCTGCTGTCAGCAGGAAATGCTACTGTCCGCGGGCTTTCTTCAGTTCAATCAATGTTCCGCCCTGGTCAATAACCACCAGAGAATCATTAGAAGTGAC
This window encodes:
- a CDS encoding DNA-directed RNA polymerase subunit alpha, whose product is MAILQFIKPDKVILLSSDDFKGQFEFRPLESGFGLTIGNALRRVLLSSLEGYAISSIKIEGVEHEFSTIPGVIEDVTEIILNLKQLRLKALGENQTAEQVVAKVSGQTVVTGADLGKSMNGFEVLNPDLVICNMNKDVNFEITFNIEKGRGYVPSEQNKSGTAPLGTIAIDSIFTPIKKVKYAIENYRVEQKTDYEKLILDIETDGSITPQNALTEASKILIYHFMLFSDERITLETEAVKASIQYDEETLHTRQLLKSKLADMDLSVRALNCLKAAEVETLGELVSYSKSDLMKFRNFGKKSLTELEELVHAKGLNFGFDVAKYKLDADK
- the rplQ gene encoding 50S ribosomal protein L17, with the protein product MRHGKKFNHLGRTAPHRKAMLSNMACSLIEHKRINTTVAKAKALRVYVEPLLTKAKEDTTHNRRTVFSYLQSKEAVAELFRTVAPKIAERNGGYTRIIKTGFRQGDAADMAMIELVDFNELYNPNEEEKKTTRRSRRAGTAKKEAVASVPAAETPAEEAKTDGVTEGGVKSEDNKTD
- a CDS encoding DUF3575 domain-containing protein, translated to MKLNTFSFMAVLCCSFAFSQNADSVSVTKLRPDIPNIIKTNVTAFAFRNLNLSYERVISKTTSLAATVSVIPSGKVPYVKLFLQGDDIGDVEGMVMNYNSITLEPRFYLGKGGYGQGFYLAPYYRYSHAEFSDYRYEFETIEQGVTEKHYVQLEGNVNGNSIGVMIGKQWFLGQEQNWVLDFNILGGHYGISKGELIASSSTRLTPERQRELQEELDNLDVPLVKIEATATETGATAKVSGPWAGLRFGLALGYRF